One window from the genome of Thermococcus siculi encodes:
- a CDS encoding sulfite exporter TauE/SafE family protein, giving the protein MEKVLLVSLALFAGFIGSLMSGGSIVIFFILTSLDLPIKVAIGTLKMVIAGLTLVSSIGYLRAGVLDPRLASFLTLSAVLGAYLGSLLVLGVPEWGARLLVAVFLVIGTYFTLRGEEKREPALGGRLWQFLIGIALGFYIGVLGHASTLVAISTLGLFFRLDILRANATAKLLIFVTNLVAFLSYASHGTVDYSLGALLLVPVAIGSWLGARTAVGLSPRALRAVFLVLVVITLLNVLTW; this is encoded by the coding sequence ATGGAGAAGGTACTCCTGGTCTCTCTGGCGCTCTTCGCAGGGTTCATTGGCTCGCTCATGAGCGGCGGCAGCATAGTAATCTTCTTCATCCTGACCTCCCTTGACCTCCCGATCAAAGTGGCCATCGGGACTTTGAAGATGGTGATAGCGGGGCTGACGCTGGTTTCTTCAATAGGCTACCTGCGGGCCGGAGTCCTTGACCCAAGGCTCGCATCGTTTTTGACGCTCTCGGCGGTTCTCGGCGCCTACCTCGGGAGCCTTCTGGTTCTCGGCGTTCCCGAATGGGGAGCCAGACTCCTCGTGGCCGTTTTTCTCGTAATCGGTACCTATTTCACACTGAGGGGGGAGGAGAAAAGGGAACCCGCTCTGGGGGGACGCCTCTGGCAGTTTTTAATCGGCATCGCCCTCGGCTTTTACATCGGGGTTCTGGGGCATGCCTCGACCCTCGTCGCGATATCCACACTGGGCCTCTTCTTCAGGCTGGACATCCTCAGGGCCAACGCAACTGCGAAGCTGCTGATCTTCGTCACGAACTTGGTCGCGTTTTTGAGCTACGCATCACATGGGACCGTGGATTACTCGCTCGGGGCGCTTCTCCTCGTCCCCGTGGCCATCGGCTCGTGGCTGGGCGCCAGGACGGCCGTTGGACTCAGTCCGCGGGCCTTAAGAGCGGTCTTTCTTGTGCTCGTCGTGATCACTCTGCTCAACGTCCTGACCTGGTGA
- a CDS encoding CRISPR-associated protein Cas4 produces MEHPPEIEEFNDRIRRAVSGNPPVERRIWVTSLSHCLRKTALSIYLNTYNPSKSWEARIGSALHGWLGEVVKGADFEVPVEYELRDGWKLVGKADAVKGDYVLEFKFKGFENKNSAEDSGKPAKNRDLEHAEPSKEWIEQINAYMGILGKEKGYIYIFDRNGLEFRVFEVPFDERLFRRFIKRAERVIEAVEELEQGKFPKWISTVGNKRWVCRSCPFRPICAAIDREWLLELE; encoded by the coding sequence ATGGAGCATCCACCCGAGATAGAGGAGTTCAACGACAGAATCCGCCGTGCCGTGTCCGGCAACCCTCCAGTGGAGCGGAGGATATGGGTGACCTCGCTGAGCCACTGCCTCAGGAAGACGGCGCTCTCAATATACCTCAACACGTACAACCCCTCGAAGAGCTGGGAGGCAAGGATAGGCTCGGCGCTCCACGGCTGGCTCGGGGAGGTCGTGAAGGGAGCGGACTTTGAGGTTCCAGTTGAGTACGAGCTCAGGGACGGCTGGAAGCTCGTGGGGAAGGCCGACGCTGTAAAGGGGGACTACGTCCTTGAGTTCAAGTTCAAGGGGTTCGAGAACAAAAATTCGGCCGAGGACTCCGGGAAACCCGCGAAGAACCGCGACCTGGAGCACGCCGAACCATCCAAGGAGTGGATCGAGCAGATAAACGCCTACATGGGCATCCTCGGGAAAGAAAAGGGGTACATCTACATCTTCGACAGGAACGGTCTTGAGTTCAGGGTCTTCGAGGTGCCCTTTGATGAGAGGCTCTTCCGCAGGTTCATCAAAAGGGCCGAGAGGGTCATTGAGGCGGTGGAAGAGCTGGAGCAGGGGAAGTTCCCGAAGTGGATATCGACCGTGGGGAACAAGAGGTGGGTGTGCAGGTCCTGCCCCTTCAGGCCCATATGCGCCGCCATAGACAGGGAATGGCTGCTGGAGCTTGAGTAG
- the cas6 gene encoding CRISPR-associated endoribonuclease Cas6 produces the protein MRLNLTLHFEPPFVIPYNYPRYLYSFLLRAIELADEEVASRIHNNKRDIKLVASKFMPAGSTKRLEEGLLVESGTVELYVGSTENVILESLIRGLGYGIGRLHVGCQRLLNYEVELRKTPERLSGRRFKTLSPVSVYHNSPPNGFKQWDLSPVGQPNSPFENEPEVWKSLVFENLKSKYLMVYGEPYEGDFRIKVLTNRPKSKKFFMKMDEKTGKPIYARAWEFNFKMWGEEGLLHVAYDLGIGMRNPHGFGMIEVV, from the coding sequence ATGAGACTTAACCTCACCCTCCACTTCGAGCCTCCGTTCGTTATCCCCTACAACTACCCCCGCTACCTCTACTCCTTCCTCCTCCGAGCCATTGAGCTCGCCGATGAGGAAGTTGCCAGCAGGATTCACAACAACAAGAGGGACATCAAATTAGTCGCCTCGAAATTCATGCCTGCGGGGAGCACAAAAAGGCTTGAAGAGGGCCTCCTTGTCGAGTCAGGAACGGTTGAGCTTTATGTAGGTTCCACCGAAAACGTCATCCTTGAATCCCTCATTAGGGGTCTTGGGTACGGAATAGGAAGACTCCATGTGGGGTGTCAGAGGCTCCTGAACTATGAGGTCGAGCTGCGGAAAACCCCCGAACGTCTCTCTGGGAGGCGCTTTAAAACCCTCTCACCCGTCAGTGTCTACCACAACAGCCCGCCCAACGGCTTCAAACAGTGGGACCTCTCGCCTGTTGGCCAGCCAAACAGCCCTTTTGAGAACGAGCCAGAAGTGTGGAAGAGCCTCGTGTTTGAAAATCTGAAGTCCAAGTACCTGATGGTCTATGGGGAACCCTACGAGGGGGACTTCAGGATCAAGGTGCTGACCAATAGGCCAAAGAGCAAGAAGTTTTTCATGAAGATGGACGAGAAAACAGGAAAACCAATCTACGCCCGCGCCTGGGAGTTTAATTTCAAAATGTGGGGCGAGGAGGGGCTTCTCCATGTTGCTTATGACCTCGGAATCGGAATGAGGAATCCGCATGGTTTTGGGATGATTGAGGTGGTCTAA
- the cas8a2 gene encoding type I-A CRISPR-associated protein Cas8a2/Csa4: protein MVQEFKESETFKTPGIDPIFDLYVAYGYVESLVRGGAKEITLTPKGISYSLQTDIPEEEFRRGLTDALEEMLALHVALARHSPREGGKLVSDADFSAGANINNVYWDSIPRNLKKAKERLEAGKLPHDTVTMPITLMPSAGKYMPKHFGAQGGNPIKVDLLNYALAWVGFHYYTPYVKYTKGDTTWVHIYQIAPAEEVDMISLLSLKDLKMALPHYYENSLDFLTNRRLALLYHLLHSESIGALEAFTKREFMIRSYTLEKSGNNQAVRSFGEEEIGRLMDFLYELKRRDFYHTVRFIEGLLRETTEGALAMIDAIMNERPEGFYTAINLGWKKGVIPSQEIITTLGEIINET, encoded by the coding sequence GTGGTTCAGGAGTTTAAGGAATCTGAAACATTTAAAACACCGGGTATTGACCCGATCTTCGACCTCTACGTCGCCTACGGTTACGTGGAGTCCCTTGTGAGAGGAGGAGCAAAGGAGATCACCCTAACACCCAAGGGTATTTCGTACTCACTTCAAACGGACATCCCAGAGGAAGAATTTCGACGTGGACTCACAGACGCCCTTGAGGAGATGCTGGCACTCCATGTGGCGCTGGCAAGACACTCTCCAAGAGAAGGCGGCAAGCTGGTTAGTGATGCAGACTTCAGTGCAGGAGCCAACATCAACAATGTGTACTGGGACAGCATACCCAGAAACCTGAAAAAGGCAAAAGAACGCCTTGAAGCGGGAAAACTCCCACATGATACTGTAACCATGCCTATAACACTCATGCCATCGGCGGGCAAGTATATGCCGAAGCACTTCGGGGCACAAGGAGGGAACCCCATAAAGGTTGATCTGCTCAACTATGCCCTAGCCTGGGTGGGATTCCACTATTACACACCATACGTAAAGTACACAAAAGGCGACACCACGTGGGTCCACATATACCAGATAGCACCGGCTGAGGAAGTTGACATGATATCACTGCTTTCCCTTAAAGACCTCAAGATGGCCCTTCCGCACTACTACGAGAATAGCCTGGACTTTCTTACCAACCGCAGGCTTGCACTCCTCTATCACCTTCTCCACAGCGAGAGTATCGGAGCGCTGGAGGCTTTTACCAAGAGGGAGTTCATGATCCGCTCTTACACTCTCGAAAAGTCCGGGAACAACCAGGCGGTGCGCTCCTTTGGTGAGGAGGAAATTGGAAGGCTCATGGACTTTCTCTATGAGCTGAAAAGAAGAGATTTCTACCACACAGTGAGGTTCATCGAAGGTCTGCTTAGGGAAACCACTGAGGGAGCTTTGGCCATGATTGACGCTATAATGAACGAAAGGCCGGAGGGATTCTACACGGCCATTAACCTCGGATGGAAGAAGGGGGTAATCCCCAGCCAGGAGATTATCACCACTTTGGGGGAGATCATCAATGAGACTTAA